In one window of Methanocorpusculum sp. DNA:
- the cfbB gene encoding Ni-sirohydrochlorin a,c-diamide synthase, which produces MKSLLISGDRSGAGKTSITLGLAGLLSENSVVQTYKVAMDYIDTSYLSGVTGRPSYNLDTFVQTDEELSGLFSYGAKGADIGIVEGVRGLYEGRDSFTDVGSTASIAKRFSLPTILVIDARSITRSAAALVKGFQAFDPEVRIKGVILNNTGGGHHVQKATEAIEYYCGIPVLGAVPRSPEMDLSMRHLGLVPFVEGMRDPGFAKTIGAIIRHVGAHVDLDAIKALAEDVTPEPNRVTESLASRPKPTRKIAVAFDEAFTFYYGELESVLRSQGSEVTKFSPLHDTLPEADGYIFGGGYPEMFAEELSNNVLMREAILAKAKAGVPIYAECGGLMYLTRSITLKKGWMGKSEDATYPMCGVFAGDTVMPAGKTLRYVEGTAVLSGNSYPFKGHEFHYSGVVMDPDTRFTYSLSRGTGIIDGKDGVVFNNALGTYTHLMPVSAEGILREIFGEERGKQYIKADSPQTL; this is translated from the coding sequence ATGAAGTCGCTTCTGATCTCGGGAGATCGTTCGGGCGCCGGAAAAACCAGCATCACCCTAGGCCTCGCCGGTCTTCTTTCAGAGAATTCGGTCGTCCAGACCTACAAGGTCGCGATGGACTACATCGACACCTCCTATCTTTCTGGCGTCACGGGCCGTCCGTCCTATAATCTGGACACCTTCGTCCAGACCGACGAGGAACTCTCCGGTCTTTTCTCCTACGGGGCAAAAGGTGCGGACATCGGGATCGTCGAAGGGGTCCGTGGACTTTACGAGGGGCGCGACTCGTTCACCGATGTCGGCAGTACCGCCTCCATCGCGAAACGCTTCTCCCTCCCGACGATCCTCGTGATCGATGCACGGAGCATCACCCGGTCCGCGGCCGCTCTCGTAAAGGGATTCCAGGCATTCGACCCGGAAGTTCGGATCAAAGGCGTGATCCTCAACAATACCGGCGGAGGACACCATGTGCAGAAAGCGACCGAGGCAATAGAATATTACTGCGGGATCCCCGTTCTCGGTGCCGTTCCCCGAAGCCCGGAGATGGATCTTTCCATGCGGCATCTCGGTCTTGTTCCGTTTGTAGAAGGCATGCGGGACCCGGGATTTGCCAAAACCATCGGAGCGATCATCCGGCATGTCGGCGCACATGTGGATCTTGACGCGATCAAAGCCCTCGCAGAAGATGTGACCCCGGAACCAAACCGGGTCACCGAGTCCCTCGCCTCACGCCCGAAACCGACCCGAAAAATAGCGGTCGCATTCGACGAGGCGTTCACTTTCTACTACGGTGAGCTGGAATCTGTTTTGCGCAGTCAGGGCTCTGAAGTCACAAAGTTCAGTCCGCTCCACGACACTCTCCCGGAGGCCGACGGTTATATTTTCGGCGGAGGGTACCCCGAAATGTTCGCGGAGGAACTTTCAAACAACGTTTTGATGCGGGAGGCGATCCTTGCGAAAGCAAAGGCGGGGGTCCCGATCTATGCGGAATGCGGCGGCCTGATGTACCTCACTCGGTCGATCACTCTGAAAAAAGGCTGGATGGGGAAAAGCGAGGACGCGACGTACCCAATGTGCGGGGTTTTTGCCGGCGACACCGTGATGCCTGCCGGAAAAACGCTCAGATATGTGGAAGGGACCGCGGTCCTTTCCGGGAACTCATATCCGTTCAAGGGTCATGAGTTTCATTACAGCGGCGTCGTTATGGATCCGGACACACGATTCACCTACTCGCTCTCGCGGGGGACCGGGATAATCGACGGAAAGGACGGGGTCGTTTTCAACAATGCTCTTGGTACCTACACCCATCTTATGCCTGTCTCGGCAGAAGGAATCCTCCGGGAGATCTTTGGAGAAGAGCGTGGAAAACAGTACATTAAAGCGGATTCCCCGCAGACGTTATAG
- the hemA gene encoding glutamyl-tRNA reductase, with protein sequence MTRTLLTEISVATADHSKYGEEVLGLFRFKDETAFFEKASKIFSGVVLLETCNRVEILVHGSGKQLRDFLHGENRFGFEILEGEAALMHLLELAAGTKSMIIGEDQILGQMRRSLLLAESHNTNDVITDVCLNTAIREGVSIRQKTCINKGAVSIGSAAVLLAEELMGNLDGKNILVVGGGEMGTLVARALCEKNLRAIYVTNRSFDRAVLLAQEIKGRAMRLDQLYPCIALSDVVISCTGAPHLIIHGEELAETMNERFWPLDSEPRHLLLIDIAQPRDIDDACRDIAGVSLKTLDDLKSISEKNLAARKTECEHADVLVRAALPEFIKAFNRAASGDLTKTLYTWAEEIRQREKNKALSRLRDADPYTESVIDDLTSALTKKLLEDAAKSIRASAECTDTQTAEILLKAIISGEVSCIRRSE encoded by the coding sequence ATGACCCGGACACTTCTTACTGAAATTTCGGTGGCGACCGCAGACCACAGCAAATACGGCGAGGAGGTCCTCGGCCTTTTTAGGTTTAAGGACGAGACCGCCTTTTTTGAAAAAGCCTCCAAGATCTTTTCCGGCGTGGTCCTTCTTGAAACCTGCAACCGAGTCGAGATCCTTGTTCACGGCAGCGGCAAGCAACTGAGAGATTTCCTGCACGGAGAAAACCGGTTCGGGTTCGAGATCCTCGAAGGCGAAGCCGCCCTCATGCATCTTCTGGAACTTGCCGCCGGAACGAAGTCGATGATCATCGGCGAGGATCAGATCCTCGGACAGATGCGCCGCTCGCTTCTTCTTGCCGAGTCGCACAATACGAATGACGTCATCACCGATGTGTGTCTGAACACCGCGATCCGGGAAGGCGTGTCCATCAGGCAGAAGACCTGTATCAACAAAGGTGCGGTATCCATAGGATCGGCCGCGGTTCTTCTCGCCGAGGAGCTTATGGGCAATCTTGACGGGAAAAACATCCTTGTCGTCGGCGGCGGAGAGATGGGGACGCTCGTCGCCCGTGCTCTCTGCGAAAAGAATCTCCGGGCGATCTATGTCACGAACCGTTCGTTTGACCGGGCTGTCCTTCTCGCACAGGAGATCAAAGGCCGGGCGATGCGGCTCGATCAGCTGTATCCGTGCATTGCCTTGTCGGATGTCGTGATCTCCTGCACGGGAGCGCCGCACCTGATCATCCACGGAGAAGAGCTTGCCGAGACGATGAACGAGAGGTTCTGGCCGCTCGATTCGGAACCCAGGCATCTTCTTTTGATCGACATCGCCCAGCCGCGTGACATCGATGACGCCTGCCGGGATATCGCCGGCGTTTCTTTGAAAACGCTCGACGATCTGAAAAGCATCTCCGAAAAGAATCTTGCCGCCCGAAAAACCGAGTGCGAGCATGCGGACGTTCTCGTCCGTGCCGCTCTCCCCGAGTTCATCAAGGCCTTCAATCGTGCGGCTTCCGGCGATCTGACGAAGACCCTTTACACATGGGCGGAGGAGATCCGTCAGCGTGAAAAGAACAAAGCGCTTTCCCGTCTCCGGGACGCCGATCCTTACACAGAGTCCGTGATCGACGACCTGACGAGCGCACTCACGAAAAAACTGCTCGAGGATGCGGCAAAAAGCATCCGGGCGAGCGCAGAATGTACCGACACACAGACCGCAGAAATCCTCCTCAAAGCAATAATTTCAGGTGAAGTATCATGTATCCGCAGATCCGAATGA
- a CDS encoding bifunctional precorrin-2 dehydrogenase/sirohydrochlorin ferrochelatase → MIPLFLDLSESRVLVFGAGEVGVRKARHFTSAARMTIVAEDISPEIFSFSNVSIKQMAISDMETEDLEKLIDRHDIVIAALSDEKENERLCRLAKSAGKLYNNATGDGNIRIPSVVSGAEYQIAVTTEKSAPVVPAFIRSYLEKQLPWLDNMILLQNTLREELKTIVPDQARRAEILRAVINDAGIQNACASGVPPTEICKKYL, encoded by the coding sequence ATGATCCCGCTGTTCCTCGACCTGTCAGAATCCCGTGTCCTCGTGTTCGGCGCGGGTGAGGTGGGAGTCCGGAAAGCCCGCCATTTCACGTCAGCTGCACGGATGACCATCGTTGCCGAAGATATTTCGCCCGAGATCTTCTCCTTTTCGAATGTATCCATCAAGCAGATGGCGATTTCGGATATGGAGACTGAGGATCTGGAGAAGCTGATCGACCGCCACGATATCGTCATCGCCGCCCTTTCTGATGAAAAGGAGAACGAGCGGCTTTGCCGTCTTGCAAAATCCGCCGGAAAGTTATACAACAATGCGACAGGCGACGGAAACATCCGGATCCCGTCCGTCGTCTCCGGGGCTGAGTATCAGATCGCCGTCACGACCGAAAAATCGGCTCCGGTCGTCCCGGCCTTTATCCGGTCATATCTGGAAAAACAGCTTCCCTGGCTGGACAATATGATCCTTCTGCAGAATACTCTGCGTGAGGAGCTGAAAACGATCGTCCCTGATCAGGCACGCCGGGCGGAGATCCTTCGCGCCGTGATCAATGACGCTGGAATACAGAATGCCTGTGCATCAGGTGTTCCGCCGACCGAAATCTGCAAAAAATATCTATGA
- the cfbE gene encoding coenzyme F430 synthase, with protein MKVLVLDTIHGGTILAEALLRNGDDVDALDVYRGVGLTPEEAASRKYDLITSPVHLDPAYPLLDTKTPVISHHEMTRRLAGELPPTVIEVTGARGKTTTSFAIASLFETKGVLHTSRGTYVYPEGTFLWKKSITPASVLLAAGGAKTQRAEWLVAEVSAGVTGIGTLGVLTSPDDYLIAAGKKSALAAKLESLAKCKTVLVPKGIPLKAGWHVIDDLVSVEGDVLSWDGGSFKNPLLTLAGYREPLKCAAAAGLLLGLDPGRLAEFTAIEGRMQYYIEDGVPFLDNANSGTTRETTLAAAAYLRRLVPEKEIVLVIGEEHKAVCEGFQDDAIRQTIADISPIHTISVSKSGGLNFAASKSQALSAAKEHNAAVLLAVKTWR; from the coding sequence ATGAAAGTCCTCGTTCTCGATACGATCCACGGCGGAACGATCCTTGCAGAAGCCCTTCTTCGAAACGGCGATGATGTGGACGCTTTGGATGTCTACCGCGGCGTCGGTCTCACGCCCGAAGAGGCGGCATCCCGGAAATATGATCTGATCACCTCCCCGGTCCATCTCGATCCGGCATATCCCCTCCTCGATACAAAAACCCCGGTCATCTCCCATCATGAAATGACCCGCCGGCTCGCCGGCGAACTTCCGCCGACGGTCATTGAAGTGACCGGTGCACGGGGAAAAACGACTACTTCTTTTGCGATCGCGTCCCTTTTTGAAACAAAAGGCGTGCTTCACACCAGCAGAGGGACCTATGTTTATCCGGAAGGGACCTTTCTCTGGAAAAAGAGCATCACGCCGGCCTCCGTCCTTCTCGCCGCAGGCGGGGCAAAGACGCAGCGTGCTGAATGGCTCGTTGCAGAAGTCTCCGCAGGAGTCACCGGGATCGGGACCCTTGGTGTTCTGACCTCCCCGGACGATTACCTGATCGCCGCCGGAAAGAAGAGTGCCCTTGCCGCAAAACTCGAATCCCTTGCAAAATGCAAGACCGTTCTCGTCCCGAAAGGTATTCCGCTGAAAGCCGGCTGGCATGTCATCGACGATCTCGTATCCGTGGAAGGCGACGTGCTTTCCTGGGACGGCGGATCGTTCAAAAATCCGCTCCTTACCCTTGCCGGATACCGCGAACCGCTCAAATGCGCCGCGGCCGCCGGTCTTCTGCTCGGACTGGATCCGGGCAGGCTTGCAGAGTTCACTGCGATCGAAGGAAGGATGCAGTATTATATTGAAGACGGCGTGCCGTTCCTCGACAACGCAAACAGCGGAACGACCCGGGAGACCACGCTCGCCGCGGCCGCCTATCTCCGTCGGCTGGTCCCCGAGAAGGAGATCGTTCTCGTGATCGGCGAGGAACATAAGGCCGTCTGTGAGGGATTTCAGGATGACGCGATCCGTCAAACGATCGCCGATATCTCCCCGATCCATACAATATCCGTGAGCAAGTCAGGAGGCCTGAACTTTGCCGCATCAAAGTCACAGGCGCTTTCCGCAGCAAAAGAACACAACGCGGCAGTTCTTCTCGCCGTAAAAACCTGGAGGTAA
- the cfbA gene encoding sirohydrochlorin nickelochelatase, with amino-acid sequence MSAKGLLLVGHGSRLQYNKELITTTAKMMEDSGGDYLIKSCFLEYSNPTVAEGLDLMRSEDLEILIVVPLFLAKGIHILRDIPKILGLEAGKKRGTFTLADGRVIPLVYAEPIGIDPLLAELMLKNAANAQKLPEDA; translated from the coding sequence ATGAGTGCGAAAGGTCTCCTGTTGGTCGGTCATGGGAGCCGACTTCAGTATAATAAGGAGTTGATCACGACCACCGCAAAGATGATGGAAGATAGCGGTGGTGATTATCTGATCAAGTCGTGTTTTCTTGAATACAGTAATCCGACCGTTGCCGAAGGTCTTGATCTTATGCGAAGCGAGGATCTGGAGATCCTCATCGTTGTCCCGCTTTTCCTTGCAAAAGGGATCCATATCCTGCGTGACATTCCAAAGATCCTCGGACTTGAAGCCGGGAAAAAACGCGGGACGTTCACGCTTGCTGACGGCCGCGTGATCCCTCTCGTCTATGCCGAACCGATCGGAATCGACCCGCTTTTAGCCGAGCTTATGCTGAAAAATGCCGCGAACGCCCAAAAACTTCCGGAGGATGCATGA
- the hemB gene encoding porphobilinogen synthase — translation MYPQIRMRRLRQNILQPMFKETRLVKDELIMPLFFDEKAVKPVPIASMPGQFRYPLSSAEEVAEEMKAAGIRAVLLFGIPKAKDTEASGAFAENGVVQEATKRIKAAVPDLVIITDTCACEYTSHGHCGILCGKELDNDASLLLMEKIAVSQAAAGADMVAPSCMLDGQVLAIREALDEAGFSNTPIMSYSTKFASALYGPFREAADSGFSFGDRTSYQMSPANRREAIRESYLDEVEGADILMVKPAGFYLDILRDVRESTDLPVAAYQVSGEYSMIKAAGMNGWIDEKKIMMESLLAVKRAGADLIITYFAKEAAEMLP, via the coding sequence ATGTATCCGCAGATCCGAATGAGAAGACTCAGGCAGAATATCCTTCAGCCGATGTTTAAGGAAACAAGACTTGTAAAAGATGAACTGATCATGCCGCTCTTTTTCGATGAGAAGGCGGTAAAACCGGTTCCGATCGCGTCCATGCCCGGCCAGTTCCGATACCCGCTCTCTTCTGCCGAAGAGGTCGCAGAGGAGATGAAGGCCGCAGGTATTCGCGCCGTTCTTCTGTTCGGGATCCCGAAAGCGAAGGACACGGAGGCTTCAGGCGCATTTGCCGAAAACGGGGTCGTCCAGGAAGCGACCAAACGTATCAAAGCCGCCGTGCCCGATTTGGTCATCATCACCGACACCTGTGCATGCGAATATACCTCGCACGGACACTGCGGGATCCTCTGCGGAAAAGAGCTCGACAACGACGCCTCGCTTCTCTTAATGGAGAAGATCGCGGTCAGTCAGGCGGCAGCCGGAGCAGATATGGTCGCTCCTTCCTGCATGCTGGACGGACAGGTACTGGCGATCCGCGAAGCACTGGACGAGGCGGGTTTTTCGAACACCCCAATCATGTCCTACTCGACCAAATTTGCGTCCGCCCTCTATGGTCCGTTCCGTGAAGCGGCCGACTCGGGATTTTCGTTTGGAGACCGGACAAGTTATCAGATGAGTCCGGCAAACCGCAGGGAAGCGATCCGCGAATCCTATCTGGATGAGGTGGAGGGAGCGGATATCCTGATGGTGAAACCCGCAGGATTCTATCTCGACATCCTCCGCGATGTGCGGGAATCCACGGATCTGCCGGTCGCGGCCTATCAGGTCTCGGGCGAGTATTCGATGATCAAAGCCGCCGGTATGAACGGCTGGATCGATGAAAAGAAGATCATGATGGAGTCGCTTCTCGCAGTCAAGCGGGCAGGGGCCGACTTGATCATCACCTATTTTGCAAAAGAGGCCGCGGAGATGCTGCCATGA
- a CDS encoding tetratricopeptide repeat protein, which yields MNSDTDVFRQGLLLFAARNFREAAGCFTDALRKNPENVNYYYYRGVCFQETGAANEAISDYTNALVRQPTAFPIRYNRADLFLQSGDLQKAREDFEEILNSAEPEEPHWSALAYLGRGLIRLEEGEIEGAIMDLTTAEDLAKKDGDKLLLARIGDELERSGF from the coding sequence ATGAATAGTGATACAGACGTGTTCAGACAGGGACTTCTTCTGTTTGCGGCCAGGAATTTTAGAGAAGCAGCAGGATGTTTCACGGATGCACTGCGGAAAAATCCGGAGAACGTGAACTATTATTACTATCGGGGGGTCTGTTTTCAGGAGACCGGCGCCGCAAACGAGGCGATCTCGGATTACACGAATGCTCTCGTCCGCCAGCCGACCGCGTTCCCTATCAGATACAACAGAGCCGACCTTTTCCTGCAGTCCGGCGATTTGCAAAAGGCACGGGAGGATTTTGAAGAGATCCTCAATTCCGCAGAACCGGAAGAACCCCACTGGTCGGCACTGGCATACCTTGGACGTGGTCTGATCCGGCTCGAAGAGGGGGAGATCGAGGGGGCGATAATGGATCTCACGACCGCAGAAGATCTCGCAAAAAAGGATGGGGACAAACTGCTTCTCGCGAGGATCGGGGACGAACTCGAGAGAAGCGGGTTTTAG
- a CDS encoding replication factor C small subunit translates to MDVSPEIWIEKYRPKNLSEVVGQQDVVERLRSYVTTRALPHLLFTGSAGVGKTTCAVALAREMFGDTWNMNFRELNASDERGIDVVRNQIKQFARTAPLGDSTFKILFLDEADALTQDAQAALRRTMENYAETCRFVLSCNYSSKIIDPIQSRCAIYRFRPLTDEAISEEMARIAKKEGITIDEGAFLAIAYVSLGDMRKAINALQGAAIVSDHVTAENIYAITSNAKPEEITSLLSRCLEGDFETAERMLHALMYDKGIAPNELVNQLYREISRSESLDRRLKVDLIDHLGETDFRMSEGADADIQMDALLARIVRSGMN, encoded by the coding sequence ATGGATGTGTCCCCCGAAATCTGGATAGAAAAATACCGGCCCAAAAATCTTTCCGAGGTCGTCGGTCAGCAGGACGTCGTCGAACGGCTCCGCTCCTACGTAACGACCCGGGCCCTTCCGCATCTCCTGTTCACCGGCTCTGCCGGCGTCGGGAAGACCACCTGTGCCGTTGCTTTGGCCCGCGAGATGTTCGGCGATACCTGGAATATGAACTTCCGCGAACTCAACGCCTCGGACGAACGCGGGATCGATGTCGTCAGAAACCAGATCAAACAGTTTGCACGAACAGCCCCCCTGGGCGATTCAACGTTCAAGATCCTGTTTCTCGATGAAGCGGACGCCCTGACCCAGGACGCCCAGGCCGCTCTTCGCCGGACCATGGAAAACTACGCCGAAACCTGCCGTTTTGTTCTCTCATGCAACTACTCATCGAAGATCATCGACCCGATCCAGTCCCGGTGTGCGATCTACAGGTTCCGGCCCCTCACCGATGAAGCCATCAGTGAGGAAATGGCAAGGATCGCAAAAAAAGAGGGAATAACGATCGACGAAGGGGCATTTCTCGCCATTGCTTATGTGTCCTTAGGGGATATGCGAAAAGCAATCAATGCCCTCCAGGGTGCCGCCATCGTCTCAGATCATGTCACCGCCGAAAACATCTACGCCATCACCTCGAATGCAAAACCCGAAGAGATCACGTCGCTCCTTTCACGCTGTCTCGAAGGCGACTTCGAAACAGCCGAACGCATGCTCCATGCGCTGATGTATGACAAAGGCATTGCCCCCAACGAACTCGTGAATCAGCTCTACCGGGAGATATCGCGTTCCGAAAGCCTTGACCGCCGGCTCAAAGTCGATCTCATCGATCACCTCGGCGAAACCGACTTCCGCATGAGTGAAGGGGCCGACGCCGATATCCAGATGGACGCCCTGCTTGCACGAATCGTCCGTTCAGGAATGAACTAA
- a CDS encoding glutamate-1-semialdehyde 2,1-aminomutase — MKSEELFTTAKTCLPGGVSSPVRAIKPYPFYVKSAKGATLETEDGESLVDCCMGYGPLLLGHANPVIRKAIEAQLDDGWLYGTPTKLEIDLAQRIIRDHSSIEMLRCVSTGLEATLAAIRLARGFTKKCGIVKIEGGFHGAHDAVLIAAGSGATTHGTPDSLGVPPSFAAHTRQVRYNDPEALEELLSKDKDIAAFIIEPVMGNVGPVLPDDGYLSAVREITAAHDVLLIFDEVITGYRLGIGGAQKKYGIKPDLTTLGKITGGGLPIGVFGGRRDIMELISPSGGVYNAGTFNGNPLTMAAGIATNAYLHENEGLYAKLDEKTRAIEESLPAKASGSFVRLGSLFKYFFRSTAPQNYLEAKGSDTAAFRVFFEKALKDGVFIPPSQFETNFLSTAHDSSSMEKIISVYQHV, encoded by the coding sequence ATGAAAAGTGAAGAGTTATTTACCACAGCAAAGACCTGCCTTCCGGGCGGAGTCTCAAGTCCGGTGCGTGCAATCAAACCGTATCCGTTTTATGTAAAATCCGCCAAAGGCGCAACGCTCGAGACAGAAGACGGGGAATCACTCGTCGACTGCTGCATGGGATACGGCCCCCTGCTTCTCGGTCACGCAAACCCGGTGATCAGAAAGGCGATCGAGGCCCAGCTTGACGACGGCTGGCTCTACGGAACACCGACGAAACTCGAGATCGATCTTGCGCAAAGGATCATCCGCGATCATTCATCGATTGAGATGCTCAGATGCGTTTCGACCGGTCTTGAGGCCACACTTGCCGCTATCCGGCTTGCACGGGGTTTCACGAAAAAATGCGGGATCGTCAAGATCGAAGGCGGGTTCCACGGAGCCCATGACGCCGTTTTGATCGCCGCAGGAAGCGGGGCGACCACGCACGGAACGCCGGACTCGCTCGGCGTCCCTCCGTCGTTTGCAGCTCACACCCGTCAGGTCCGGTATAACGATCCGGAGGCACTTGAAGAGCTGCTTTCAAAGGACAAGGACATCGCCGCATTCATCATCGAACCGGTGATGGGAAATGTCGGCCCGGTCCTCCCGGACGACGGCTATCTGTCCGCGGTCCGCGAGATCACCGCGGCCCATGACGTTCTCCTCATCTTCGACGAGGTCATCACCGGATATCGGCTCGGAATCGGCGGAGCACAGAAAAAATACGGCATAAAACCCGACCTCACCACGCTCGGCAAGATCACCGGCGGCGGTCTGCCGATCGGTGTGTTCGGCGGCAGGCGGGACATCATGGAACTCATTTCCCCGTCGGGCGGCGTCTACAACGCCGGAACGTTCAACGGAAACCCCCTCACCATGGCCGCGGGTATCGCGACAAACGCCTACCTCCACGAAAATGAGGGTCTGTATGCAAAGCTCGATGAAAAGACCCGGGCGATCGAAGAATCGCTGCCCGCGAAGGCTTCCGGCTCGTTTGTGAGACTCGGCTCGCTCTTCAAGTACTTCTTCAGAAGCACTGCTCCGCAGAATTATCTTGAGGCAAAGGGATCGGACACCGCCGCGTTCCGCGTCTTCTTCGAGAAAGCGCTCAAAGACGGCGTGTTCATCCCGCCTTCGCAGTTTGAGACCAACTTCCTCTCGACCGCCCACGACTCCTCCTCGATGGAAAAAATCATTTCGGTATATCAGCATGTCTAA
- a CDS encoding HEAT repeat domain-containing protein, with protein MTSALPEYLALLHSQKKEDRHLAAEKLGTMGTAGIDAVRPLLTDPEWRLRYRAAEIIGFTADPTGVPLLTPLLADEKDHVRYMAVKSLGRCGTQELAPVISPMLNDENPFVRRITVGVLSGWKI; from the coding sequence ATGACATCTGCACTACCGGAGTATCTTGCCCTTCTCCATTCACAAAAGAAGGAGGACCGGCATCTTGCCGCAGAAAAACTCGGCACGATGGGGACGGCCGGGATCGACGCGGTCCGTCCTCTCTTGACCGATCCCGAGTGGAGGCTTCGGTACCGTGCGGCCGAGATCATCGGATTTACTGCAGATCCGACAGGCGTCCCGCTTCTCACCCCACTTCTTGCCGACGAAAAGGATCATGTCCGCTATATGGCAGTTAAGTCTCTCGGACGCTGCGGAACACAAGAACTCGCGCCGGTCATCTCGCCGATGCTCAATGATGAAAATCCGTTTGTCCGGCGGATCACGGTCGGGGTCCTGTCCGGCTGGAAGATATGA
- the cfbD gene encoding Ni-sirohydrochlorin a,c-diamide reductive cyclase catalytic subunit encodes MRYVQPRPSSIVAALYTLRDLNVDLAILHGPSGCSFKHARLLEEDGIRVLTTSLGDEEFIFGGQNILEDVLRYAEKEFSPRRIAVVGTCVSMIIGEDLEAGIEASGITTPAIGVSIHAGFRENIAGVIAALEPAEKVGWISEEELERQRGVLASANLTERERGAACKTYIAPSRGDLKHIAAAELAALLRSGKKGMAIMNAKKETAYMFADHLCAVHECVPEANVTYVANLEARGLPKVRGDAAMILAELNERGLHPELIGALDEYGGNGSRIADRIAEVKPEFILLVGVPHAVSPAALAGITVFSVTNGPRQVLPLKEQGHAHVMVEVDLHPKTLGVHNIVESEFGAVLRSM; translated from the coding sequence ATGCGTTACGTTCAACCGCGTCCAAGCTCCATTGTTGCAGCCCTCTACACCCTTCGGGATCTTAACGTCGATCTCGCGATCCTTCACGGCCCGTCAGGCTGTTCATTCAAGCACGCCAGACTCTTGGAAGAGGACGGGATCCGTGTTCTGACGACCTCGCTCGGTGACGAGGAGTTCATCTTCGGCGGGCAGAATATCCTGGAAGATGTTCTCAGGTATGCGGAAAAGGAGTTCTCCCCACGCCGCATCGCCGTTGTCGGGACCTGTGTCTCGATGATCATCGGCGAGGATCTCGAAGCCGGCATCGAAGCGTCCGGCATCACGACCCCGGCGATCGGGGTCTCGATCCATGCAGGATTCCGCGAGAACATTGCTGGGGTCATTGCCGCACTTGAACCGGCGGAAAAAGTCGGCTGGATCTCCGAAGAGGAACTCGAACGGCAGAGAGGCGTCCTTGCCTCTGCGAACCTAACCGAACGGGAACGGGGAGCGGCCTGCAAGACCTACATTGCCCCGTCCCGCGGCGATCTGAAACATATTGCCGCTGCCGAACTCGCTGCACTGCTGCGTTCCGGCAAAAAAGGCATGGCGATAATGAATGCAAAGAAGGAAACGGCATACATGTTCGCCGACCATCTCTGCGCAGTGCACGAATGCGTACCGGAAGCGAACGTGACCTATGTCGCAAACCTCGAAGCCCGCGGTCTGCCAAAAGTCAGAGGAGATGCCGCGATGATTCTTGCGGAGCTGAACGAACGCGGCCTCCATCCCGAGCTTATCGGGGCACTGGACGAGTACGGCGGAAACGGATCGCGGATCGCGGACCGGATCGCTGAGGTGAAACCCGAGTTCATTCTTCTCGTCGGGGTCCCGCACGCAGTTTCGCCCGCCGCCCTCGCAGGCATCACGGTATTTTCCGTGACAAACGGCCCTCGTCAGGTCCTCCCCCTCAAAGAGCAGGGACATGCCCATGTCATGGTCGAGGTGGATCTCCATCCAAAGACGCTGGGCGTCCACAATATCGTTGAAAGCGAGTTCGGAGCCGTCTTAAGGAGCATGTGA